The Ranitomeya imitator isolate aRanImi1 chromosome 3, aRanImi1.pri, whole genome shotgun sequence genome has a window encoding:
- the POU3F3 gene encoding POU domain, class 3, transcription factor 3: MATAASNPYLPGSGILSPGSIVHSDSGGGGMQPGSAAVTSVSGGYRGDPTVKMVQSDFMQGAMAASNGGHMLSHAHQWVTALPHAAAAAAAAAAAAAEAGSPWSSSPVGMTGSPQHPQQQQDVKGGSGRDELHPGAALHHRPPHLGPHQGHPGGWGAAAASHLQSMTGGAQQQQQQQQQQQQQALLYSQSGAFTVNGMLSPPPGSQSLVHPGLVRGDTPELGDHPGHHHHHHHQQQHQQQHHQQQQQQHHGVNSHDPHSDEDTPTSDDLEQFAKQFKQRRIKLGFTQADVGLALGTLYGNVFSQTTICRFEALQLSFKNMCKLKPLLNKWLEEADSSTGSPTSIDKIAAQGRKRKKRTSIEVSVKGALESHFLKCPKPSAQEITNLADSLQLEKEVVRVWFCNRRQKEKRMTPPGIQQQTPDDVYSQVGTVGADTPPPHHGLQTSVQ; the protein is encoded by the coding sequence ATGGCCACGGCAGCTTCTAACCCCTACCTCCCCGGCAGCGGCATCCTGTCGCCTGGCTCCATCGTGCACTCGGACTCGGGGGGAGGAGGCATGCAGCCGGGCAGTGCAGCTGTCACCTCGGTGTCAGGCGGCTACCGGGGGGATCCCACGGTGAAGATGGTGCAGAGTGACTTCATGCAGGGGGCTATGGCTGCCAGTAACGGTGGGCACATGCTGAGCCACGCACACCAGTGGGTCACGGCGCTGCCACAtgcggcggcagcggcggcggcagcggcggcggcggcagcagAGGCAGGTTCTCCTTGGTCCAGCAGCCCCGTCGGGATGACAGGCAGCCCGCAGCACCCGCAGCAGCAGCAGGACGTGAAGGGGGGATCTGGGAGGGACGAGCTGCATCCGGGGGCCGCCCTGCATCACCGACCGCCTCACCTAGGACCCCACCAAGGACACCCGGGAGGCTGGGGAGCCGCAGCCGCCTCACACCTCCAGTCTATGACGGGAGgggcacagcagcagcagcaacaacagcagcagcagcagcagcaggcgcTTCTCTATTCCCAGTCCGGGGCATTCACTGTGAACGGGATGCTGAGCCCTCCCCCAGGGAGCCAGAGCCTAGTGCACCCCGGCCTGGTCAGGGGAGACACGCCGGAGCTGGGCGACCACCCTGGGcatcaccaccatcaccaccaccagcagcagcatcagcagcagcaccaccagcagcagcagcagcagcaccatggGGTGAACAGCCACGACCCGCACTCCGACGAGGACACCCCGACCTCGGATGACCTAGAACAATTTGCCAAACAGTTCAAGCAGCGCCGGAtaaagctgggcttcacccaggcggaCGTGGGCCTGGCGCTGGGCACCCTCTATGGCAATGTCTTCTCCCAGACCACCATCTGCAGGTTCGAGGCGCTGCAGCTCAGCTTTAAGAACATGTGCAAGCTGAAGCCCCTACTCAACAAGTGGCTGGAGGAGGCCGACTCCTCCACCGGGAGCCCCACCAGCATCGACAAGATCGCAGCCCAAGgcaggaagaggaagaagaggacctcCATAGAGGTGAGCGTCAAGGGCGCCCTCGAAAGCCACTTCCTCAAGTGCCCCAAGCCCTCTGCCCAAGAGATCACCAACCTGGCGGACAGTCTGCAGCTGGAGAAGGAGGTGGTCAGGGTCTGGTTCTGCAACCGGCGGCAGAAGGAGAAGAGGATGACCCCACCGGGCATCCAGCAGCAGACGCCAGACGATGTCTACTCCCAGGTGGGCACTGTGGGGGCTGACACGCCGCCCCCTCACCACGGGCTGCAGACTAGTGTGCAATGA